The DNA window CGTCTACCACATAGCTATTAACATCATAATATTTTTGAATAGCAAGCGATTGATACATCATATCACGATTCCAGAAACTCTTCTTGTTTGGGTGCATAACATTTGTAAAATACCCTTCTTCATTTAAGCTCTCTGCCATCGAATGGAATGTATTTTCACCATGTGTAAAAAATACAGCGCCTCCACCAAGTGGGTAAAGGGAATTTTCTAATAGAAATTCTGAATCAGATGTTTTCCCAAGTCCTGTTTGATGGTAGAAGTTTGAAAAATAATACGTGTCTTTATCATTTGTTAATGAATTTAAAAAAGGTGTTACTTCGTGCCCATTCATATCATTATTTATAACAAATGACTGCAACGATTCCATCGACACAACTATTAGGTTGCGTCCTTTTGCCGTACCAAACATTTCTTCGTTCGGATCTGCTTGATTAGAACGAACAAAGTTGTTCACTTCAACTAGTTCACTTCCATCAGCAAGTGCACGTTGAGCATGCGATTTTGATTGGATATACAAATCGTACAAATGATAATTGTATGGTCCGATGTTTTTCACTAACATTTCGCGGTCGAAACTTCTAGTTAATAATTGCGGTCTTTCAATTTCAGATAAACCTAAGTTTAAAAATAATACTGCGGCAGCTAAAACAAAATACGCTCTTCTCATAGCAGGTTTAATAAGTGAGACTTTCTCATTAATTTTTAGCCATTTCATTGCTATCAAAATAATAAATACATTTGTAAAATAAAAAATGTCCGTTACATAAATACTTTCCCTTGCCGATGCTCCTAAATCTCCAAAATTACTTGTTTGGAATAAAACAGGAATCGTAATGAAGTCGTTGAAAAAACGGTAAAAAACTGCATTACCATAAAGAACCCCTGAAAGTATGATGCTCGTAATTACTATATATCTATTCCTAGCTTTAGGACTTTTGAAAAATAATGATAATCCATACGCAAACAAAAGAAAACTAAGTGGATTAATAAATAATATCACTTGTTGCATTATATTCTCGATTTTCATATCAAAGCTCGTGTGGTAAACAATATACGTATTCATCCATGTTGCCACAATTGCTATAACAAGAATAGAATGTGTCGGCCATTTTTTCTTCATCATGACTACATCCTCCCCTTTTCAATCTTATTAAATAAGTAAAAGTAACAGAGTATATCTTAATCCTTTCTTCACAATAAATCAACAAAAATGAAATAAGAATTTAATATATTTACAATCACTTTACCTTATACCCACTATTAGACGGTCTTAAACAAAAAAAGTTTCGGACAAGCAAATAAAAACATATTTTAATAAAAAATAGCGACAGATCCCAAATAGCATCTGACGCTCTTTATTTCTTCAGTTTACTTTGCTCTTGCCTTAATAGTAAAATGGCCAATTGAAAATCTTTTACTTCTATCATCTGCATCCGATACAGTTCTCTTATCTCATCTTCCATCATTTCTAAATCAGCAATTCGATCTTTCGTATAAACAAAAATTCCGAAACGTTTTAACAGCTGCATAACATCATATACTGAATTCAAATTACTCATCCTTGTCGCGATTCCCTTTACATGGAATGATTGCATTATTTGTAATTATTTTATCAATAGGCAAATCAAATATTTCATGTTCAACTACTTCTACTACTTGAAAGTCAAACGCTAGAGAGATGGTATTGCCATTAAAATTTGCTAAAAAACGATCAAAGTACCCTCCACCATAACCTATGCGAAATCCCGTTTTACTGTATACAATCCCAGGGACGACAAGCAAGTCAATTTCGCTCGGAGCAACAGCACTCGTTACATTAGGATTAGGCTCTAATAACTGCATATAAACTGTTTCTAACTGTTTGTAGCTTTCTATTTTATAAAACGTCATAGAACGGTCTTTAGGTGTGCATTTTGGGACAACTACGGTCTTTCCCTGTTTCCAAAGACTTTGAATAATTCCTTCTGTATTAACTTCTGGAAATGAAGAAATTGTAATGCCAATTATAGAAGCATTCACAACGGTTTCTTCCATTAAAAAATTTTGTTCGATTTCTTTTGAGTATGTTCTATATAATTCTTCCTTTAATGAAGACAAGTGGGCTTTCATCTTATCTCTTTCTTCTTTTTTCGTCATTACGTTCCCTCCATACAATAGAAAAAAACCAAAACCGAAATTGGTTTTGGTTTAAGTTATTATTTAGTTTCTCTATGAAGAGTCGATTTCTTTTCACGTGAGCAATATTTTTTAAGTTCAAGACGTTCTGGATTGTTACGCTTGTTTTTCTTAGAAATATAGTTGCGCTCTCCGCAATCTGTACAAGCTAATGTAATATTAACGCGCATGGTTGTCCCTCCCACTCTTTGTCAGGATTAAATATAAAATTTGAGCATGATTTATACGACTAACCAATTATAGCATATAATCAAATAAAATCTACTCTTAATACAAGAAATTATTCAAAGTTTTTTGGTATATGGTAGAATAAGGAGAAGAACTTAATAATTGAGGTGAATACAATGGACTTTTCCATCATCATAATGATTATAGGAATACTTTTAATTGTTATTTCGTTTTTCGTAAAAGATTCGTCAAAAAAAGTAGAAACAGAAGTCGAAGAACTCTCTTTTACGTTGTATCAAGAAACGAGTGCCATTAAACGTAGACTTAAAGTAGTGGAAGAAGAATTAATGATTGAATCAACAAAGCTTACAATACCGAAAAAGGCACCAATTAAAAAACCAATAATACATGAAATAATTAAAAATCAAGTATTGGAATTACATAAACAAGGTTACTCCTTAAAAGATATTAGTATACGCTCTTCTTTAACTGTAGAAGAAGTAAAATCTGTCGTAGGTGGTGGCATTTAATGAATAGATCTGCCATCCGATTTTTTGGAATAGGACTGTTTTTAGCTGGCGCAGCTTTCCAAGTGCACCATATGCTTAACGATAAAGAAATAACCTCTACAAGCGCAATTTCACAGCAATCATATGATGAGGCGCAACAAGAATTAACACAAGTGAAACAGCAGTTAGCTGCCCTTCAACTTGATTTACAAAATGCACAAAAAAAGCAAGCTACTACTCCTGTAGTACAGAAAGAAGAAAAACCTGAAAAATCGGCGGCTGATGGGACAAGAAATATGGTACTCATCATTCAATCCGGTATGAATTCAAATGATGTCGGCTCTTTATTAGAACAATCGGGTGTTATTCAAAACAGACTCGATTTTGAGGATTATTTACAAGCACAAGATTTATCTAGTCGCCTCCAAATTGGAGAATATGAGCTCCATTCTGCCATGACCATCAAACAAATAGCAGAAATAATAACGAAATAATATACAAAAATAAGAAAAGCGTAAGCGCCCTCTAAGTACAAAACCTGTTTCGTATCGTTTTCGGAGGTCTTTGCACAGACTTATTGCTATATCATTACCGATTGATTTTTAGAGAGGCTGGTCGTGACTGACGTCACGACCAGCCTCTCTTTTCTCGGTAATCTTATGGCGTTTGTCTGTCCGTCGCCCTCCTTCAACAGGACGAATAAGGTTAAGATCTTTTTGGATAATGAGTGAAAAGATGCTTTCCAACTCATACAGGAAGCACACGAAGATGCAATTTCGTGTGCTCTAGTGCTCCTCTATACAATAGATGCTAACTATTTTTTGGTCATATACACTTTTACCAGTAGAAGAAAATTAGCAGAAATGCTCTTCTTAAAGATTCTTGCTAGCTAACAGGTCCATCCCCTCTAATCAAAAAGCGCATGATTCCCCTCCTAGAAGGAGGGCTCATGCGCATTTCTTTTTAATTATTTAATTCGTAATGCTTCCCTTTTAACAAGTATAATAATCGTTCTGCCATATTTGTCGCATGATCTGCAGATCTTTCTAGGTAGCGGCAAACAAAAGATAGTTGAGTGATTTGGCCCATCTGGGTTGGTTGTTCAATTCCAACTGCAAGAAGTGTTTTGATAGCATGACCATACATTTCATCTATTTCATCATCTTGCTTCGCAATATTCTTCGCTTCTTCCATATCTTCATTAATAAACGCGTCTAAGGTTTGTTTTAACATCGCAATAGTCTTGATACGCATTTCATCTAATAAGTGAATTGGTGCGATATGCTCATCCTTACCAATACGTATTGTTTCTTTTGCTATATTTACAGCATAATCACCAATACGTTCCATATCAGCAGCAATTTTTACAAGCACCATTAATCTTCTTAAATCTCTAGCAACCGGTTGTTGCTTAGCAATTAGTAAAATAACACGATCATTAACCTCTTCTTCCATCCGATTAATATGAACATCGTTATTAATTACTGTAAGTGCACCTTCAATATTGTTTGCTAGTAAGTGATCCATAGAATCATTTAATGTTTGAATAGCAGCATTACTTAGTTCTAGTAGTAATTGCTGTACTTTTTTTAAATCTGCATCGAACTTCTCTCTTCCCACCATCTCCAATATCCCCTTTCCTTATCCGAAACGCCCTGAAATATAATCCTCTGTACGCTTATCTTCAGGAGTAGAAAAAATTACATCCGTATCATCAAATTCAACTACTTCACCATTTAAGAAAAATGCAGTTTTATCTGAAATACGAGCAGCCTGTTGCATATTATGCGTCACAATAATAATCGAGTAATCTTGTTTCAATTCTTGGATCAATTCTTCTACTTTCAATGTAGAAATCGGATCAAGCGCCGATGTAGGCTCATCCATTAAGATAACATCCGGTTCAATAGCTAGACAACGAGCAATACAAATACGTTGTTGTTGCCCACCAGAAAGGCTATAGGCATTTGTATTTAAGCGATCTTTTACTTCATCCCAAATAGCCGCTCCACGTAAGCTTTTCTCTACAATTTCATCCAGAATTTTTTTATTTTTAATGCCATGAATTCTTGGTCCATAGGCAATGTTGTCGTAAATTGATTTTGGAAATGGATTCGGTTTTTGGAATACCATTCCAACTTTTGTACGTAGCTCTTCTACACCATAATCTGCATCGAAAATATTGCGTTCCCGATATAAGATTTGCCCAGAAGTTTTCACTGTAGGCACTAGTTCCACCATTCGATTTAATGTCTTTATATAAGTGGATTTACCGCAACCAGATGGCCCAATAATTGCCGTTACTTCATTTTCTTTTATTTGCAAGTCAATATTTTTAAGGGCATGATGATTTCCATACCATAAATTCAATTGTTGTGTATTGTATACGATACTTGATGATTCATTTTGTAAAATTGATCCTTTTTCTAACGATTGTACCATATTAATTCCCCCTAATCACGATTTAGCTTAGTATCTTTTTTGGAATTTGTTTCGAATAAATATTGCGATTGAGTTCATGACCAGCAAGAACATCATGAGAACAAGAATCCCTGCAGAAGCAACGTATTGGAATTCTAGTTGTGGTCGTTTTGCCCAATCATAAATTTGCATAGGTAATGCTGTAAACTGGCTCAATACATTCTCTGGTAAAAACTGAATAATAACAGGTACTCCAATTACTACTAATGGAGCTGTTTCACCAACTGCTCGAGATAGTGCTAAAATTGCACCTGTAAGAATACCAGGAATAGCTGAAGGTAAAACAACCTTTGTAATGGTTTGCCATTTCGTTGCACCCATCCCATACGATGCTTCTCGAACATCATGAGGAACTGAACGAATTGCTTCCTGAGCTCCAACGATAATGACAGGTAATATTAACAAACTCATCGTCAATCCAGCAGCTAAAATACTATTCCCTAGCGCTAAAGTACGAACAAAGATAGTCAAACCAAGTAACCCGAATACAACAGAAGGAACACCTGCAAGATTTGAAATATTCATCCGAATAAAATCATTTAGTTTATTTTTCTTAGCATACTCTTCCAAATAGATAGCTGAACCAACTCCTAATATTAAGGAAATAGGTGCCACAACGCACATTAACCAAATGGAACCAACTAAAGCTGCCTTTATCCCTGCTTTGGCAGGAAAGCGAGAGCCAAAATTTTGAAAGAATTCAGGTGTCAAATAGCCAACGCCCTGTGTGATAATTCGATAAAATAGAATACCAAGTGTAACTAAAGCAAATAATGTTGCTATAAAGAAGATTGTTTTAAAAACGCGATTTATAATAAGTCGATTATTCATTCTTTTAATGACTGATTTGTGATTTACATATTTCATCTTAATATTCCTCCCGGTATTTTTTCGAAATAACGTGAGCAATATAGTTCATCAATAGTGTAAACAAGAATAATGTAAAACCTACTGAGTATATTGAATAATAAATCGTTGTTCCATATCCTGCATCACCTGATGATACTTGAACGATATATGCAGTCATTGTTTGAATGGAATCTGTCACACTGAAATCGAATTTTGGCGTTGATCCACCCGCTAACGAAACGATCATTGTTTCACCAATTGCTCGAGACATAGCAAGTACAACGGAAGCAATAATCCCAGATAAAGCTGCAGGTAATACTACTTTTAGCGCTACTTCTAATTTTGTAGATCCTATTGCAAGTGCACCTTCACGAATCGAGTTTGGCACGGATGACATCGCATCTTCTGATAATGATGCAATCATTGGTAAAATCATAATTCCTACAACAATCCCTGGACTTAATGCATTAAAGATCTTTAAGTCTGGAATAAATTGTTGTAAAAGTGGTGTTACAAACGTTAAAGCGAAGAACCCATAAACAATCGTTGGAATTCCAGCTAATACCTCTAAGATAGGCTTAATAATTCTTCGTGATTTATCACTTGCGTATTCACTTAAAAATACGGCAGAACCAATTCCAAATGGAACTGCAACAATAGCTGCTATGAATGTTACTTTTAATGTTCCAGCTATTAAAGGTAGAATGCCAAATAATTGTTCCGTATTTCCAAAAGGAAACCATTCTGTTCCAAATAGAAAATCAGTTACTGGAACTCTTGAGAAAAATATTCCTGTCTCCACGATTAAAGTAAAAACGATTCCAAAAGTCGTCAAAACGGAAACAGATGCAATAAGTAATAGAATAATCGGAATGATTTTCTCTATAATTTTTTTCTGTTTTTTGCTATTTGATCTAGCAATTAGCTCTTGAACTGATGGTTGACCAGTTAATTTCTTCTGAGCCATGGTGAATCCCCCTTTTACCAAACGAAAGAAAAGAGTAGCAAGCCATGCTACTCGTTTCTTACTTTTCAGATTGACCTATTATTTTATTTTAAAGCTTCTAAATCAGCTAAACCTTTTTCGTAATCAGCATCTGGAAGTTTTACATATCCAACTGCTTCTGACATTGCTCCAGCATTTTCAATTGTATATTTCATGAAATCATAAAATGCAGGATTTTCTTTAATAGCACTATTTTTCGCATAAACGAATAGTGGACGAGAAAGTGGTGAATATTCTCCAGATTCAATTGTTTCGTTTGTTGGTTCTACACCATCAACTTTAACAATTTTCAATGTATCTTTGTTAGCTAAGTAGTAAGCATATCCAAAGAAAGCAATTGCATTTTTATCGCCTTGTACACCTTGTACTAATACGTTATCGTCTTCAGAAAGTGTAGCAGATTTTACTAAGTCAGCTTCATCAAGTACTACTTCATCGAAGTAATCATACGTACCTGAATCTGTACCTGGTGAGTAGAATACGATTTCTTCAGCTGGCCATTCTGGGTTAATATCAGACCATTTTTTCGTTGTACCGTCTTCAATCCACATTTTTTGTAAATCTTCCACCGTTAAAGAATCTACCCAATCATTGTCTTTATTTACTACTAATGATAAACCGTCATATGCAACTTTGAATTCAGTGAAATCAGTACCTGCTGCTGCAAGCGCTTCTTTTTCTTCGTCTTTGATCGGACGAGAAGCGTTAGAGAAATCAGTTTCTCCAGCGATGAACTTTTCGAAACCGCCACCTGTTCCAGATACACCTACAGTTACTTGAACTTTATCTTGTACTCCAGCATATTCTTCAACAATCGCTTCCATAATTGGAGCTACTGTACTTGAACCATCACCAGCTACCTGTCCTTCAAGTACTGCCTCTTCTTGTGTATCACCAGAAGTTGTTTCTGATGCAGTTTCAGATGCAGTCTCTTCATCAGTAGGTTCTTGGGTTGTATCATTTCCACAAGCTCCAAGTGTTAATGCTGATCCTACCATTGTTGTCATTAATAAGTACTTCCAGTTCTTCATCAGGTAAATCCCCCTAAAAGTTTTGTTTTTCTTTCTTACAAACCTTACTTTAAAGGTTACATGTTGAGTCGATATGAATGTATTGTAAAGGTTTTGTAAAGAGAGTATTCAGGATGTTTATATAATACAGAAAAAGGTCATCCTAATTAGTTATTAGGATGACCTTCCAGACTGTAGACAAACTCAATTTTAGGTGCATAGAGTTGTATATTATATTCGGCAAAAACCACCATTTCGCTTTCAGTGGGCTTGGCTTCAGCCTCGAGCCAACACGAGGTTGGTCATGAAGGCGTTGCCGCAAAAGTTCTTTTGCGACGAGCTTTGCGCAGGAGCAGGACGCGGCGTTCTTAGGCTTCCTTCCTCAAGCATTCCTGCGGGGTCTCCTGCTCAAGCTGTTCCCACAGGAGTCTTCGTAGTGGTCCTTGCCTTATTAACAATTCCTTATAGATATCTACTATCTTTACTTTTAAATAGATAAACATTTATAAAAATACTTTTGTCGTCAAGCTGAAAGGTCATCCTAATTAGAAATTAGGATGACCTTCTTTTTTTCATTATTCGGTTTCTTCTTCATCAATTTTATCATTAGTAAATGCTGGTTTAATAATTGGTGTAGAAGAGGATTCATTTTCTTTTAACTCATCATTCTTTTTTTGTATCTCAAAATACTTGTCAACTACCTCACGCGCAAGTAAACTCGTATAGTTCGATTCATAAACTGACGCTTCTGATGCCCAAGGCACGACAATTGCATATGCAATTTCTGGGTTATCATAAGGAGCAAAACCAATATGGGTTAAATTGACTGTTTGAAAACTTTTTCTTTGCGCAGGATCATAATAGAAGGATTGAGCAGTTCCAGTTTTCCCTGCAGCCGTGTATGGTGCGTTTGAAAAAGCTCTTCTTGCGGAGCCATTGTTACCAAAATAAACACGTTGCATCCCTTGACGAACACGTTCGATTTCCGCTCTTGTGTTAT is part of the Psychrobacillus sp. FSL H8-0483 genome and encodes:
- a CDS encoding 5-formyltetrahydrofolate cyclo-ligase, producing MTKKEERDKMKAHLSSLKEELYRTYSKEIEQNFLMEETVVNASIIGITISSFPEVNTEGIIQSLWKQGKTVVVPKCTPKDRSMTFYKIESYKQLETVYMQLLEPNPNVTSAVAPSEIDLLVVPGIVYSKTGFRIGYGGGYFDRFLANFNGNTISLAFDFQVVEVVEHEIFDLPIDKIITNNAIIPCKGNRDKDE
- the pstC gene encoding phosphate ABC transporter permease subunit PstC translates to MAQKKLTGQPSVQELIARSNSKKQKKIIEKIIPIILLLIASVSVLTTFGIVFTLIVETGIFFSRVPVTDFLFGTEWFPFGNTEQLFGILPLIAGTLKVTFIAAIVAVPFGIGSAVFLSEYASDKSRRIIKPILEVLAGIPTIVYGFFALTFVTPLLQQFIPDLKIFNALSPGIVVGIMILPMIASLSEDAMSSVPNSIREGALAIGSTKLEVALKVVLPAALSGIIASVVLAMSRAIGETMIVSLAGGSTPKFDFSVTDSIQTMTAYIVQVSSGDAGYGTTIYYSIYSVGFTLFLFTLLMNYIAHVISKKYREEY
- the rpmG gene encoding 50S ribosomal protein L33, which produces MRVNITLACTDCGERNYISKKNKRNNPERLELKKYCSREKKSTLHRETK
- the phoU gene encoding phosphate signaling complex protein PhoU, producing the protein MVGREKFDADLKKVQQLLLELSNAAIQTLNDSMDHLLANNIEGALTVINNDVHINRMEEEVNDRVILLIAKQQPVARDLRRLMVLVKIAADMERIGDYAVNIAKETIRIGKDEHIAPIHLLDEMRIKTIAMLKQTLDAFINEDMEEAKNIAKQDDEIDEMYGHAIKTLLAVGIEQPTQMGQITQLSFVCRYLERSADHATNMAERLLYLLKGKHYELNN
- a CDS encoding YqgQ family protein; translated protein: MNSVYDVMQLLKRFGIFVYTKDRIADLEMMEDEIRELYRMQMIEVKDFQLAILLLRQEQSKLKK
- the pstB gene encoding phosphate ABC transporter ATP-binding protein PstB — protein: MVQSLEKGSILQNESSSIVYNTQQLNLWYGNHHALKNIDLQIKENEVTAIIGPSGCGKSTYIKTLNRMVELVPTVKTSGQILYRERNIFDADYGVEELRTKVGMVFQKPNPFPKSIYDNIAYGPRIHGIKNKKILDEIVEKSLRGAAIWDEVKDRLNTNAYSLSGGQQQRICIARCLAIEPDVILMDEPTSALDPISTLKVEELIQELKQDYSIIIVTHNMQQAARISDKTAFFLNGEVVEFDDTDVIFSTPEDKRTEDYISGRFG
- a CDS encoding LTA synthase family protein; amino-acid sequence: MMKKKWPTHSILVIAIVATWMNTYIVYHTSFDMKIENIMQQVILFINPLSFLLFAYGLSLFFKSPKARNRYIVITSIILSGVLYGNAVFYRFFNDFITIPVLFQTSNFGDLGASARESIYVTDIFYFTNVFIILIAMKWLKINEKVSLIKPAMRRAYFVLAAAVLFLNLGLSEIERPQLLTRSFDREMLVKNIGPYNYHLYDLYIQSKSHAQRALADGSELVEVNNFVRSNQADPNEEMFGTAKGRNLIVVSMESLQSFVINNDMNGHEVTPFLNSLTNDKDTYYFSNFYHQTGLGKTSDSEFLLENSLYPLGGGAVFFTHGENTFHSMAESLNEEGYFTNVMHPNKKSFWNRDMMYQSLAIQKYYDVNSYVVDEENAVNWGMKDIPFFEQSVAHMKEMPQPFYSRLITLTNHYPFTLDEEDKLIPEYDSNSNTLNKYFQSVRYMDEALKNLFDDLKEQGLYDNSIIVMYGDHYGISENHNVAMEQYLGKEITPYESAKLQRVPLFVHIPNSGQGEEITETAGQIDLRPTILHLLGVETAKDMQLGADVFSEDHEEFVVFRDGGFVTDKLVYTKNACYDNATGSEIDIENCQPYIDRAAQELGYSDKIINGDLLRFYDLKTGNLLLDEAEKLNP
- a CDS encoding PstS family phosphate ABC transporter substrate-binding protein; the protein is MKNWKYLLMTTMVGSALTLGACGNDTTQEPTDEETASETASETTSGDTQEEAVLEGQVAGDGSSTVAPIMEAIVEEYAGVQDKVQVTVGVSGTGGGFEKFIAGETDFSNASRPIKDEEKEALAAAGTDFTEFKVAYDGLSLVVNKDNDWVDSLTVEDLQKMWIEDGTTKKWSDINPEWPAEEIVFYSPGTDSGTYDYFDEVVLDEADLVKSATLSEDDNVLVQGVQGDKNAIAFFGYAYYLANKDTLKIVKVDGVEPTNETIESGEYSPLSRPLFVYAKNSAIKENPAFYDFMKYTIENAGAMSEAVGYVKLPDADYEKGLADLEALK
- the pstA gene encoding phosphate ABC transporter permease PstA, translated to MKYVNHKSVIKRMNNRLIINRVFKTIFFIATLFALVTLGILFYRIITQGVGYLTPEFFQNFGSRFPAKAGIKAALVGSIWLMCVVAPISLILGVGSAIYLEEYAKKNKLNDFIRMNISNLAGVPSVVFGLLGLTIFVRTLALGNSILAAGLTMSLLILPVIIVGAQEAIRSVPHDVREASYGMGATKWQTITKVVLPSAIPGILTGAILALSRAVGETAPLVVIGVPVIIQFLPENVLSQFTALPMQIYDWAKRPQLEFQYVASAGILVLMMFLLVMNSIAIFIRNKFQKRY